Proteins co-encoded in one Natrinema sp. CBA1119 genomic window:
- a CDS encoding HNH endonuclease → MYIASTDSPYLDPLGVKTKLGIDVTLEQLSNAPSVWGDADPPTIRQELTSRLDTLQQGLLDAGSDIEEKIHEALSNARFIYLEHKNPQFRSPDEVVWNGQDIGSYIVSIESEYGKYEELFNTVGVRSSLQISDYLDSLADVAWDDDDDRDVVWRRTVRKLVSEASELTSFQGLEAEVREKLSHQCLLALSNELVALDQLDYFCDNETIREHLRSDIADEVVKPYDRRDYTNETVAEVWELLELENLADTTTLSLTGHNVVVSEEGPVCESEEFSQLFTVAYSFCSAHQNTEASDELLDIFADFQVIVHETIECQYLSTKGEPITEEFEVRCYLDRSENTIRRTEGTSSLQAFTRRLPYELSLSASAAEELESILSGALGKRERFLNSFLDTFDIDRHSIQAAVQSSSRSEEDSAETAEESTGSESKTDSGTGSDDPGERGYPAGATSEDSDEKPSITTSSEEEGFATAGDASESGVGGKNQSASADTGSSLSSGSSQDTSIEDSNSASTDKRKDEARDQQSIENEFEPSDVDDPPERVSRRRTSTTRTVRDGEFMKKVRGAYDRTCAICGARRETKDGLPEVEAHHIRPVSDGGPDTLQNGIALCRLHHWAFEKGWIAVSDDYEILVRDWESVPGYGEFSRHHGESLHLPDNPQHYPNSQYLKYHRQSHGFDE, encoded by the coding sequence ATGTATATTGCCTCAACGGACAGTCCCTATCTTGATCCGCTTGGGGTTAAGACAAAGCTCGGCATTGACGTGACCCTTGAACAGTTATCTAATGCGCCAAGCGTTTGGGGTGATGCTGACCCGCCAACTATCCGGCAGGAGCTGACCAGTCGGCTTGATACCCTGCAGCAGGGACTTTTGGACGCTGGGTCCGATATAGAAGAAAAAATACACGAGGCGCTATCTAATGCACGGTTCATCTATCTTGAGCATAAAAATCCGCAGTTCAGGTCGCCTGATGAAGTCGTCTGGAATGGTCAGGACATAGGGTCGTACATCGTCTCAATCGAATCGGAGTACGGGAAGTATGAGGAGCTGTTCAATACGGTCGGTGTTCGAAGTTCCCTACAAATCTCGGATTATCTTGATTCTCTTGCCGATGTAGCTTGGGATGATGACGACGATCGGGATGTCGTCTGGCGACGAACGGTTCGTAAACTCGTTAGTGAGGCCTCTGAACTAACCTCTTTCCAGGGACTTGAGGCAGAGGTCCGGGAGAAATTGTCCCATCAGTGCCTGTTGGCGCTGTCAAATGAATTGGTGGCGCTTGATCAGTTGGATTATTTCTGCGACAATGAAACCATCAGAGAGCATCTTCGTTCAGATATCGCGGATGAGGTCGTGAAGCCGTATGACCGTAGGGATTATACAAACGAGACAGTCGCTGAGGTGTGGGAGCTGCTTGAGCTTGAGAACCTTGCTGACACTACGACGCTGTCGCTGACGGGTCACAATGTTGTTGTTTCTGAGGAAGGCCCTGTCTGCGAATCTGAAGAGTTCTCGCAGCTTTTTACTGTTGCCTACAGCTTCTGTTCGGCTCATCAGAATACGGAAGCAAGCGATGAACTCCTCGACATCTTTGCTGATTTCCAAGTAATCGTTCATGAAACGATTGAGTGCCAGTATCTGTCCACAAAGGGAGAGCCGATAACTGAAGAATTCGAGGTACGTTGCTACTTGGATCGATCAGAAAATACGATTCGACGAACCGAGGGAACAAGCTCATTACAGGCCTTCACCCGGCGCCTCCCATATGAGCTATCCTTGTCTGCATCGGCGGCAGAGGAATTGGAATCGATTCTATCAGGTGCTCTCGGCAAACGTGAACGGTTCCTGAACTCGTTCCTCGATACGTTTGATATCGATCGGCACTCAATCCAGGCAGCAGTACAGTCCTCGAGCAGATCTGAGGAAGACTCTGCTGAAACAGCTGAGGAAAGCACTGGGTCTGAATCCAAGACAGATTCTGGTACTGGCAGCGACGATCCAGGGGAGCGAGGATATCCAGCAGGGGCAACCAGTGAAGATTCCGATGAGAAACCTTCAATCACAACCTCAAGTGAGGAGGAAGGGTTTGCTACTGCTGGAGACGCCTCTGAAAGTGGTGTCGGCGGAAAGAATCAATCAGCGTCTGCTGATACTGGTTCATCATTGTCTTCAGGATCCTCCCAAGATACCTCTATTGAGGATTCCAACTCTGCCTCCACAGACAAACGGAAGGACGAAGCGAGGGACCAGCAGTCCATAGAGAACGAATTTGAGCCGTCTGATGTCGATGACCCACCAGAGAGGGTATCACGGCGACGCACCTCTACAACACGTACGGTTCGAGATGGGGAATTTATGAAAAAGGTGCGGGGTGCTTATGATAGGACATGTGCCATCTGTGGAGCGCGACGAGAGACCAAAGATGGACTACCGGAGGTCGAGGCTCACCACATTCGACCGGTTAGCGATGGTGGTCCTGACACCCTTCAGAATGGCATTGCATTGTGTCGTCTCCATCATTGGGCGTTTGAGAAGGGGTGGATCGCTGTTTCAGATGATTACGAGATCCTCGTTCGTGACTGGGAGTCCGTGCCCGGATATGGAGAGTTCAGTAGACATCACGGAGAATCACTTCATCTCCCGGATAACCCTCAACATTATCCAAATTCACAGTATCTCAAATATCATCGCCAATCCCACGGCTTCGATGAGTAG
- a CDS encoding orc1/cdc6 family replication initiation protein, translating into MSLFQPDTDIFQERDVLREDYQPEEIVGRDEELQQYISALQPVINGDQPANIFLYGKAGVGKTACTRYLLRELKDDAAKFDVDLMTIRTNCEDLSTSYQVAIQLINDLRDPEDHLKPTGYPRRQVNEWLWEELDAISSTVIIVFDEIDHIDDDSILYQIPRARANGNLEESKVGIIGISNDFKFRESLSSKVQSSLCEKELQFPAYNANELRDILRQRADIAFFDDVVPHEVIAKCAAFGAKDAGDARQSLDLLMEAGDVAVEQDATRVTVDHVDQARESLERSRIVDGVAGLTQQGHLVLYALLMLHEEGDTPIRARDVQDRYEIICGRAAVDPLVPRRMRDHLGELSMLGIASRTERNRGESGGRYYEYALDTNPDLLLEALDETVDMVGVTDAVQQRLDQDL; encoded by the coding sequence ATGAGCTTGTTCCAGCCTGACACGGATATCTTTCAGGAGCGAGATGTCCTCCGGGAAGATTACCAACCAGAGGAGATTGTCGGTCGCGATGAAGAGCTACAGCAATATATTTCGGCCCTGCAGCCCGTCATCAACGGCGATCAGCCTGCGAATATCTTTCTCTATGGCAAAGCCGGCGTCGGGAAAACCGCCTGTACGCGCTATCTCCTTCGGGAACTCAAAGATGACGCGGCTAAATTCGATGTCGATCTCATGACTATCCGTACGAACTGCGAGGATCTGAGTACGAGCTATCAGGTCGCGATTCAACTGATCAACGATCTCCGCGACCCAGAGGATCATTTGAAGCCGACTGGATATCCCCGACGACAAGTAAACGAATGGCTTTGGGAGGAACTCGACGCGATCAGCAGCACCGTCATCATCGTATTCGACGAGATCGATCACATCGACGATGATTCAATTCTGTACCAGATCCCACGCGCTCGAGCCAACGGCAATCTGGAGGAATCAAAGGTCGGAATCATCGGTATCTCAAACGACTTCAAATTCCGCGAGTCGCTGAGTTCGAAAGTCCAGTCGAGCCTGTGCGAAAAAGAACTCCAGTTCCCTGCCTACAATGCGAATGAGCTCCGAGATATCCTTCGCCAACGCGCTGATATCGCGTTTTTCGACGATGTCGTGCCGCATGAAGTCATCGCGAAGTGTGCAGCGTTCGGCGCTAAAGACGCCGGAGACGCCCGACAAAGTCTGGATCTGCTTATGGAAGCAGGGGACGTGGCTGTTGAACAGGACGCCACGCGGGTAACCGTCGACCACGTTGACCAGGCTCGAGAGTCCCTCGAGCGGAGTCGAATCGTCGACGGCGTTGCTGGTCTCACCCAGCAGGGACATCTCGTGCTGTACGCCCTCCTGATGTTACACGAAGAGGGTGATACACCGATTCGGGCGCGTGACGTGCAGGATCGATACGAAATTATCTGTGGTCGAGCTGCAGTTGACCCGCTCGTTCCCCGACGGATGCGTGACCATCTTGGCGAGCTTTCGATGTTAGGGATTGCGAGTCGTACAGAGCGGAACAGAGGTGAATCGGGTGGTCGGTACTACGAGTATGCTCTCGACACAAATCCCGATCTCCTACTCGAAGCTCTCGACGAGACAGTGGACATGGTGGGGGTAACCGACGCCGTTCAGCAGCGTCTCGATCAGGACCTCTGA
- a CDS encoding ISH3 family transposase: MFKTQQADNEIHEDELLNFLVNRLDEEVSLGLSKNAEIDAEVIYEVLVGACADGTSVSTLCGSSENSPAANTILYHLRTKFEPERLERVANTLLRQDVVELLPEQVEVCADLHLRPYYGDEADTDGLYHSEAKRGTTAFHAYATLYARVKNKRYTLAVRRLEDGDTASSVLAEFLGVLDGLDTEVKAVYLDRGFYDSKCLTLLQTHNYAYVVPIIRWGETIQQELSEGWSRVINHDLTGKLDGHSWTVEFPVYIDCTYLNGRYDENGVARHGYAADAPFIDTPRDARYHYSKRFGIESSYRLSEQTIATTTTRDATVRLLYVVVSLLLQNVWRYLHHEYVATPRRGGRRLWWWPYKEFINMVRRAAWTALAVRRAVPANRPPDDRFHR; the protein is encoded by the coding sequence GTGTTCAAGACCCAACAAGCAGACAATGAAATCCACGAAGACGAACTCCTTAACTTTCTCGTCAACCGGCTTGACGAGGAAGTTTCGCTCGGCCTTTCGAAAAACGCTGAAATAGATGCTGAGGTCATCTACGAGGTCCTCGTCGGCGCGTGCGCCGACGGGACCTCGGTCTCTACGTTATGTGGCTCTAGCGAGAACTCACCCGCAGCGAACACGATTCTCTATCATCTGCGGACGAAGTTCGAGCCGGAACGGCTCGAACGAGTGGCTAACACACTCCTTCGGCAGGATGTCGTCGAATTGCTCCCCGAGCAGGTGGAGGTCTGCGCAGACCTCCACCTGCGACCCTACTACGGTGACGAAGCCGACACAGACGGCCTCTACCACTCCGAGGCCAAGCGCGGAACCACCGCCTTCCACGCCTACGCCACACTCTACGCGCGTGTGAAGAACAAACGCTACACGCTGGCGGTGCGCCGTCTCGAAGACGGCGACACCGCCAGCAGCGTCCTCGCTGAGTTCCTCGGCGTCCTCGACGGCCTTGACACCGAAGTCAAGGCCGTCTACCTCGATCGCGGATTCTACGACAGCAAGTGTCTCACGTTACTCCAGACGCACAACTACGCCTACGTTGTCCCGATTATCCGGTGGGGTGAGACGATTCAGCAGGAACTCTCGGAAGGATGGAGTCGCGTCATCAACCACGACCTGACAGGGAAACTCGACGGTCACAGCTGGACCGTCGAGTTTCCGGTCTACATCGACTGTACGTACCTGAACGGACGGTACGACGAGAACGGCGTGGCGCGTCACGGCTACGCCGCTGACGCACCGTTCATTGACACGCCACGCGACGCTCGATACCATTACTCGAAACGCTTCGGTATCGAGTCGAGCTATCGCTTGTCCGAGCAAACGATAGCGACGACAACAACGCGAGACGCGACGGTGAGACTGCTGTACGTCGTAGTAAGTCTGCTGTTGCAGAACGTCTGGCGGTATCTCCACCACGAATACGTGGCGACGCCCCGCCGAGGCGGGCGCCGCCTCTGGTGGTGGCCGTACAAGGAGTTTATCAATATGGTTCGACGGGCTGCGTGGACGGCCCTCGCGGTGCGTCGGGCCGTCCCCGCGAACCGGCCACCAGACGACCGGTTCCACCGGTAG
- a CDS encoding transcription initiation factor IIB family protein has translation MTIRDIYGTCFDENVQTESSNQCPECDGRVTTNSVETVCEDCGLVIEESRIDQGPEWRAYDEDQRKRTGAPLTAARHDRGLSTEIGRGKDANGNELSGQKRQRLCRMRREQNRGRFQSKAERNLAHGLGKGRRIASVLELSGSVRDQACQLFRSAQTEGLLRGRSIEAIAAASVYGACRCNGHSRLLDDVVDAARVEQARITNAYKTVNTEFGLPTQPVRPSEFIPRLASELDVPAYIRQRARRLAEQSESTGAVSGVKLSGFAAACLYKAGREEGWWLTQAEGAAAASVTATTIRSHRDTLEVQVA, from the coding sequence ATGACAATTAGAGATATCTACGGAACTTGCTTCGACGAAAATGTCCAGACAGAGTCAAGCAACCAATGCCCCGAATGCGACGGACGTGTAACTACGAACTCGGTCGAAACGGTCTGTGAGGATTGTGGCCTGGTCATCGAGGAAAGTCGAATAGACCAGGGGCCAGAGTGGCGAGCGTACGACGAGGACCAGCGAAAGCGGACAGGTGCTCCACTTACAGCGGCACGTCATGACCGAGGGCTTTCGACCGAGATCGGTCGCGGGAAAGATGCGAACGGGAACGAACTCTCTGGACAAAAGCGCCAGCGGCTATGTCGAATGCGGCGGGAACAGAATCGTGGTCGGTTCCAGTCGAAAGCCGAGCGAAATCTCGCACACGGCTTAGGTAAAGGTCGAAGAATCGCAAGCGTCCTTGAGCTTTCAGGTTCGGTCCGTGACCAGGCGTGTCAGCTGTTTCGGAGCGCTCAAACCGAAGGTCTGCTTCGAGGCCGATCAATCGAGGCGATCGCGGCAGCAAGCGTTTACGGGGCCTGTCGCTGTAACGGCCACTCACGGTTACTCGACGACGTCGTCGACGCGGCACGCGTTGAACAAGCGAGAATCACGAACGCGTACAAGACGGTGAATACAGAATTCGGACTGCCGACCCAGCCCGTTCGCCCTAGCGAATTCATCCCCCGGCTTGCATCAGAACTCGATGTTCCAGCGTACATCCGACAGCGAGCTCGGCGGTTGGCTGAACAGTCGGAATCGACAGGAGCAGTGTCGGGCGTCAAGCTATCTGGATTCGCAGCTGCCTGTCTGTACAAGGCGGGTCGCGAAGAAGGATGGTGGCTGACGCAGGCGGAAGGCGCTGCGGCGGCGAGCGTCACTGCAACGACCATCCGGTCGCATCGAGACACGTTAGAGGTGCAGGTAGCCTGA
- a CDS encoding ATP-binding protein, whose product MQLKDPKHLADHPDSAEEAKRLLKDIRDKELRVVEDKFERRQNRTQSFHDYIQRQLDHPAQVLPELIQNADDVEPCDTVQIELTDDMLRIRNNGRPVKTEEVDTLCAAGESTKHDPEYIGHFGLGFKSVFSISENPRIRSGYFHFEFDAEQLTVPRILDGAEPINGTEIELPLKDDLSSKKHDELQNRLDEVYRLLTYLRNISQIEVTQGNSTTVYHRESKSDSPERIIYKDDSIFERRLVFRTDDTPSGEAFEQLAEVRQIDDIETIRESPVSVTVSFEVDDQHRPLSEAEECYLFNFLPTDERSGFPFDIHADFLLEPSRKALAWRDGAYNQWLLYRVGDTFRKIVEHYRDLNAERVGHLRLLPSQKYGLDHTSAAKDAVVEALNDEDSIPGQDGGYHRPGAIVVPTYHVENVFTKSDVKHLLGRAVEYPAESMDESLLSTLRGRSIIEEVSVESLLKQSEDSAREDFSRASTAHLLVFAAALWEYWDDEYRNLSTFSDKTDARNGFESVVKKTPLVPLESGKRIAVSLVEDSPLLPPKRGREEYDIFEDEFRLVQLDVASIPEEYPAKPSEIVEGARKFYSQVLGTETIGSEIVLEEIVADAFDSVESTDDATLDTHLEYIFSNKNRWATARKYVDLKFRVRDGADDTVYRNPSRSDIFLPDGYFREQGTSSDGGYSLERVLDGLDATFISEEYVSLTGESQPERWKEFLIKCGVFEHLPVKELATRDRAFYTLKEELVESLSDFAQASTKADWSIPDSRKKGGSKDQWFPQNRRYSLSDYVPCDWFRDVLNQFSENTDSELDRAKAFDQMLQEYWGYYEEKLHRPLYSVPHKASPVHLT is encoded by the coding sequence TTGCAACTGAAGGACCCTAAACATCTCGCGGATCATCCTGACTCAGCAGAGGAGGCCAAGAGACTGCTGAAAGATATCCGTGATAAAGAACTCAGAGTTGTTGAGGATAAATTTGAGCGTCGACAAAACCGAACACAGAGTTTCCACGATTATATTCAGCGACAGCTAGACCACCCTGCCCAGGTCCTCCCAGAGCTCATTCAGAATGCTGATGATGTCGAACCTTGTGACACGGTCCAGATTGAGTTAACGGACGATATGCTTCGAATCCGGAATAATGGGCGACCAGTGAAGACCGAGGAAGTGGATACACTTTGTGCAGCCGGTGAAAGTACAAAGCACGATCCCGAGTATATCGGTCATTTTGGACTTGGATTTAAGTCGGTTTTTAGCATCTCAGAAAATCCACGGATCCGATCTGGATACTTCCACTTTGAGTTCGATGCTGAGCAGCTGACCGTACCCAGAATCCTTGATGGTGCTGAGCCGATCAATGGCACTGAAATCGAACTCCCACTCAAGGACGATCTTTCCTCAAAGAAGCATGACGAGCTTCAAAATCGTCTGGATGAGGTTTATCGCCTTCTGACCTATCTCCGTAACATTTCCCAGATTGAGGTCACACAGGGAAACAGCACAACTGTCTATCATCGGGAATCGAAGTCTGATTCACCTGAGCGAATCATCTACAAGGATGATAGTATATTCGAGCGGCGTTTAGTCTTTAGGACGGATGATACCCCCTCTGGCGAAGCTTTTGAGCAGCTGGCTGAGGTCCGGCAGATAGACGATATAGAGACAATACGAGAGTCTCCGGTTTCAGTCACGGTCTCTTTTGAGGTTGATGACCAGCATCGTCCCCTCTCTGAGGCGGAGGAGTGCTATCTATTCAATTTCCTACCAACTGATGAACGTTCAGGATTCCCATTTGATATCCATGCGGATTTTCTATTGGAACCGAGCCGGAAAGCGCTAGCTTGGCGGGATGGTGCGTATAATCAGTGGCTGCTTTATCGTGTTGGAGATACGTTTCGGAAGATCGTTGAGCACTATCGGGATCTGAATGCTGAACGTGTCGGCCATCTCCGGCTGTTACCATCGCAAAAATATGGATTGGATCACACTTCTGCCGCAAAAGATGCGGTTGTGGAAGCGCTGAACGATGAGGATTCAATCCCGGGTCAGGATGGAGGATACCATCGGCCTGGGGCTATTGTCGTACCGACATACCACGTCGAAAATGTATTCACCAAGTCTGATGTGAAGCATCTTCTTGGAAGGGCTGTTGAATATCCTGCAGAATCGATGGACGAATCGTTGCTTTCCACACTACGTGGTCGTAGTATTATTGAGGAGGTTTCGGTCGAGAGTCTGTTGAAGCAAAGCGAAGATTCAGCTCGTGAAGACTTCTCTCGGGCAAGCACTGCTCATCTTCTTGTATTTGCTGCAGCTCTCTGGGAGTACTGGGATGATGAATACAGGAATCTTAGCACATTTAGTGATAAGACGGATGCTCGGAATGGCTTTGAGAGTGTCGTCAAAAAGACGCCATTAGTTCCGCTTGAAAGTGGTAAACGGATTGCTGTCTCTCTAGTTGAGGATAGTCCGTTACTGCCCCCAAAACGAGGTAGAGAGGAATATGATATATTTGAGGACGAGTTCCGATTAGTCCAGCTTGATGTTGCTTCGATACCTGAGGAGTACCCCGCAAAGCCATCAGAAATAGTTGAGGGAGCTCGCAAATTCTATTCTCAAGTCCTGGGGACTGAGACGATTGGCTCAGAGATCGTCTTGGAGGAAATTGTAGCCGACGCGTTTGATAGTGTAGAGAGCACCGATGACGCCACTTTGGATACTCACTTAGAGTACATTTTCTCAAATAAAAACCGGTGGGCTACTGCAAGGAAATATGTCGATCTGAAGTTCCGTGTTCGAGATGGTGCTGACGATACTGTCTATCGCAACCCGTCCAGATCCGATATTTTCTTACCTGATGGCTACTTCCGAGAGCAAGGCACCTCTTCAGATGGTGGATACAGTCTTGAGAGGGTACTTGATGGGTTAGATGCGACATTTATCTCAGAGGAGTATGTGTCGCTCACCGGTGAGAGCCAGCCCGAGAGATGGAAGGAATTCCTCATCAAGTGTGGTGTTTTTGAGCACCTTCCAGTCAAGGAGCTAGCCACAAGAGACCGGGCATTCTATACGCTCAAAGAGGAATTAGTTGAGTCGCTTTCTGATTTTGCTCAAGCCTCGACGAAAGCGGACTGGTCGATCCCAGATTCGCGGAAGAAGGGCGGTTCAAAAGACCAATGGTTTCCCCAGAACCGCCGATATTCTCTCTCTGACTATGTACCGTGTGACTGGTTCCGCGATGTGCTGAACCAATTTTCGGAGAACACGGATTCGGAACTTGACCGGGCAAAAGCATTTGACCAGATGCTACAGGAGTACTGGGGATACTACGAAGAAAAGCTCCACCGTCCCCTATACTCAGTACCTCACAAAGCATCGCCAGTTCACCTGACCTGA
- a CDS encoding SWIM zinc finger domain-containing protein, whose amino-acid sequence MDVTEDIVRDVCTDAVFERGERYLSEGRVHEIHRVDTTVTAVVSGSRQYDVRVDLAADRFAPWCDCPYDGPGTCKHVVAVLLRCVDDRPPDEGDRLDAALNGADADELRAFLREELVIDADLRDQFLAHAGGSTRRSVSELRTSIDRRFEETNPEYDVVFEPIDFTEWFDLANEYRKQEQYRSAMIVYRALIESLDDNMERVDGAYDHFSSAFRQALDGYVDCIVATERDADTVTDAVAFLDERAASGTPFLAEHFERAAAELREKVGES is encoded by the coding sequence ATGGACGTAACCGAGGACATAGTTCGGGATGTCTGCACGGACGCGGTCTTCGAGCGCGGCGAACGATACCTTTCTGAGGGCCGTGTTCATGAGATTCACCGCGTCGACACCACCGTAACCGCCGTCGTGAGCGGCAGCCGTCAGTACGATGTCCGTGTTGACCTCGCCGCCGACAGGTTTGCCCCGTGGTGCGACTGTCCATACGACGGGCCGGGAACGTGCAAGCACGTCGTCGCCGTGTTGCTTCGGTGTGTTGACGACCGTCCCCCAGACGAAGGCGATCGACTCGATGCCGCACTCAACGGTGCCGATGCCGACGAGCTCCGCGCGTTCCTGCGTGAAGAACTCGTGATCGATGCGGACCTCCGCGATCAATTTCTCGCCCATGCCGGTGGGTCAACGAGGCGGTCGGTCAGCGAACTTCGCACCTCGATCGATCGGCGGTTTGAGGAGACGAACCCTGAGTACGACGTCGTTTTCGAGCCGATCGACTTCACGGAGTGGTTTGATCTCGCGAACGAGTACCGCAAGCAGGAGCAGTACAGATCAGCGATGATCGTCTACCGGGCACTTATCGAGTCGCTTGACGACAACATGGAGCGCGTCGACGGCGCATACGACCACTTCTCGAGTGCGTTCAGACAGGCACTCGACGGGTACGTCGACTGTATCGTGGCCACGGAACGCGACGCCGACACGGTCACAGACGCCGTCGCATTCCTCGATGAGCGAGCGGCGTCGGGAACGCCGTTCCTCGCGGAACACTTCGAGCGGGCAGCGGCCGAGCTCCGAGAAAAGGTGGGCGAGTCCTGA
- a CDS encoding DNA-binding protein, with amino-acid sequence MSSINVTTDVVSVDEQAFEKADEAKVDEDGLEVVDETPEFQATVQMEVQAKVDANHPDGMVDTSEERIYGATLEQEERIRAREAELERISAQAEMGTQEGREKRTRDIAAKRSAEWRAEFQKRAASVDPWADPERDDPRAELTQKQLAAVNKQSMRLAEKLGGWSRAAIGRRLGEAVVGGKDLMSAVVGVFEELQTAPGQVVPIGMLEDVNRKEVSIEGTVTQLWEPSSSAISQVGIIEDESGRTKLTSWVASDQPWIEEGERVRIHGSAKNWYNGRVSVALTGWTTVHFPERGRWWE; translated from the coding sequence ATGTCAAGTATCAACGTTACCACTGATGTAGTTTCAGTCGATGAACAGGCATTCGAAAAAGCGGACGAAGCGAAGGTCGATGAAGACGGCCTCGAGGTCGTCGATGAGACGCCGGAATTCCAGGCGACGGTGCAGATGGAGGTGCAGGCAAAGGTCGATGCGAACCACCCGGACGGGATGGTCGACACCAGTGAAGAGCGGATCTACGGTGCGACCCTCGAACAGGAAGAGCGCATTCGGGCGCGAGAGGCTGAACTGGAGCGCATCAGTGCCCAGGCGGAGATGGGGACGCAAGAAGGTCGGGAAAAGCGTACGCGAGACATCGCAGCGAAGCGGAGTGCTGAGTGGCGTGCAGAGTTCCAGAAGCGGGCGGCGAGCGTGGACCCGTGGGCGGACCCAGAGCGGGACGACCCTCGTGCAGAACTGACGCAGAAGCAGTTGGCGGCGGTGAACAAGCAGTCGATGCGGCTGGCGGAGAAGCTGGGTGGCTGGTCGCGAGCAGCGATTGGCCGGCGGCTGGGTGAAGCCGTCGTCGGTGGGAAAGACCTGATGAGCGCGGTCGTTGGGGTGTTCGAGGAGTTGCAGACGGCGCCGGGACAGGTAGTTCCCATCGGGATGCTCGAGGACGTCAATCGTAAAGAGGTGAGCATCGAAGGTACTGTGACGCAGTTGTGGGAGCCGTCAAGTTCAGCCATTTCTCAAGTGGGAATCATCGAAGACGAAAGTGGGCGAACGAAGCTGACGTCGTGGGTCGCAAGTGACCAACCCTGGATCGAGGAGGGCGAGCGTGTTCGCATTCACGGGTCTGCGAAGAACTGGTACAACGGGCGCGTCTCGGTGGCTCTGACCGGCTGGACCACGGTCCACTTCCCTGAGCGCGGTCGGTGGTGGGAGTAG
- a CDS encoding winged helix-turn-helix domain-containing protein, protein MTESWDDINEQVKADWKEDTTPFERVCEIVEQTHDGQSAAEIDDRALVSEPTARRHCKTLVNTDFAETEQDGQTTLYKRNSDRVLIFRIRELREEVNRPELLDSIKEMKVEIRRYEDRYDVVSPEELSQQLDADETEGWDDLTAWRTTRQNLAVAHAALAYDEARHQLAV, encoded by the coding sequence ATAACCGAGTCGTGGGACGACATCAACGAGCAGGTCAAAGCGGACTGGAAAGAGGATACTACGCCATTCGAGCGGGTGTGCGAAATCGTTGAGCAAACCCACGACGGGCAGTCGGCAGCCGAGATCGACGACCGCGCCCTCGTAAGCGAACCGACGGCACGTCGACACTGCAAGACGCTCGTGAACACGGACTTCGCCGAGACGGAGCAGGACGGCCAAACGACGCTGTACAAGCGAAACAGCGACCGGGTTTTGATATTCCGGATCCGCGAGCTTCGTGAGGAAGTCAATCGGCCGGAGTTGCTCGACAGCATCAAGGAAATGAAGGTCGAGATCCGGCGCTATGAGGACCGCTACGACGTGGTGTCACCCGAAGAGCTCAGCCAGCAACTCGACGCCGACGAGACGGAGGGCTGGGACGACCTCACCGCGTGGCGAACGACGCGGCAGAACCTCGCCGTCGCCCACGCGGCACTTGCCTACGACGAGGCCAGACACCAGCTCGCTGTGTGA